A window from Branchiostoma lanceolatum isolate klBraLanc5 chromosome 9, klBraLanc5.hap2, whole genome shotgun sequence encodes these proteins:
- the LOC136441725 gene encoding uncharacterized protein, producing MASNGENSAPKALPSFTCGYCSFDFARKENLKRHLIQVHKELQGDTDMLPHACFTCNHCSKNFARKDNLKRHLIGVHKEDTDKLKKTTTQPNGDTGFPCNHCNKNFDRKDNLKRHLIQVHKEPQDKEPQKDSLASQTEHIQSNLPAKFACSLCHRNFTHKQNLKRHLSQAHQQEYDDPIMKAKMKTCIQPNCDKVFYHRTKMLKHLEDDHDLILSSSTHRFDTEREFLDWKENEEKDNLVQFTKQRGDKLTKGGRYIYYICEHDGSDKPHCARGQPARLSSRRSRKGRVKTGSICPARMLVKSELNSSVMRVTYISTHNHEPRPRIESSRHRRTCSRTTPRRMRTSQGKVAPGGIELQASKLPTAHTEDNNAAFLIEVDLDNEDMDTDFEDPQSEVLMREEIKGYLARLTELMEDKRVQRTMLPRVHDVLKETVAQCEAMTAQPASTVVQLIHPEPLGQPFPGQREHDYICI from the exons ATGGCATCGAATGGCGAAAATAGTGCACCAAAAGCG cttCCAAGCTTTACCTGTGGCTACTGCAGCTTTGACTTTGCTCGTAAGGAGAACTTGAAAAGGCACTTGATTCAGGTCCATAAGGAACTACAGGGAGATACAGACATGCTTCCACATGCGTGCTTCACCTGTAACCACTGCAGCAAAAACTTTGCTCGCAAAGACAACTTAAAAAGGCACTTAATTGGGGTCCACAAGGAAGATACAGACAAACTTAAAAAGACAACCACCCAGCCAAATGGTGATACCGGATTCCCTTGTAACCACTGTAACAAAAATTTTGATCGTAAGGACAACTTAAAAAGACACTTGATTCAGGTACACAAGGAACCACAGGACAAGGAACCACAGAAAGACAGCTTAGCGAGTCAGACAGAGCACATCCAGTCAAATTTGCCAGCTAAGTTCGCCTGTAGCCTGTGCCACAGAAACTTCACTCATAAACAGAACTTAAAAAGGCACTTGAGTCAGGCCCACCAGCAAGAGTATGATGATCCAATCATGAAGGCAAAAATGAAGACCTGCATCCAGCCAAACTGTGATAAAGTCTTCTATCACAGAACTAAGATGTTGAAGCATCTTGAAGATGATCATGACCTGATTCTTTCCAGCAGTACTCATCGGTTTGACACAGAGAGGGAGTTCCTCGACTGGAAAGAGAACGAAGAGAAGGACAATCTCGTCCAATTCACTAAGCAGCGTGGAGACAAACTAACAAAAGGTGGGCGATACATCTACTACATTTGCGAGCACGACGGATCTGACAAGCCCCACTGCGCCCGTGGGCAGCCTGCTCGTTTGTCGTCACGACGGAGCAGGAAGGGGCGAGTCAAGACCGGTTCCATCTGTCCCGCGAGAATGCTGGTGAAGTCAGAGCTGAACTCGAGCGTGATGAGAGTGACGTATATAAGTACTCACAACCACGAGCCGCGTCCACGTATTGAGAGCTCGCGTCACCGGCGCACGTGTTCCCGGACCACGCCCCGACGTATGCGGACGTCACAGGGTAAAGTAGCGCCTGGTGGTATTGAGCTACAAGCTTCAAAGCTACCTACAGCACATACTGAAGACAACAACGCTGCTTTCCTCATAGAAGTAGATCTCGATAATGAAGACATGGACACAGATTTTGAAGATCCTCAATCTGAAGTTTTGATGCGGGAAGAAATCAAAGGATACCTCGCAAGACTGACAGAGCTGATGGAGGATAAGCGGGTACAAAGAACCATGCTGCCTCGAGTTCATGACGTTTTGAAGGAAACAGTGGCTCAGTGTGAAGCCATGACAGCCCAACCTGCTAGCACTGTTGTACAGCTGATTCACCCTGAACCGTTGGGACAGCCTTTTCCTGGACAGAGGGAGCATGATTACATCTGtatatga
- the LOC136441468 gene encoding zinc finger protein 665-like: protein MAEAGSGSPTAVSHSFCDGSPTGVLWNRDACMAKDQHKGRKTTSSLHNHPEAHTDEKPNICGKCGYRITEKSHLSANTYAYAPTGEKPHKCDQYCRSGTGKYTLDQHVETDTGEKPYRCDQSDYSAAVNSTLDSCLAKHTDEKPYMCGECGYRTYMKSRLSQHMRTHTGEKPYKCDQCDYSAAQKGSLGKHLARHTGEKPFMCGECGYRTAIKSHLSKHMRTHTGDKPYMCGECGYRTYLKSRLSRHMRTHTGEKPYKCDQCDYFAAHKCTLDSHLAKHTGEKPYMCGECGYRTYMKSRLSQHMRTHTGEKPYKCDQCDYSAARKCSLDYHLAMHTGEKPYMCGECGYRTTLKFHLSEHMRIHTGEKPYKCDHCDYSAAQKCSLDSHLAMHTGEKPFMCGECGYRTAIKSQLSRHMKTHTGEKPFMCGECGYRTTWKSDLSKHMRTHTGEKPYMCGECGFGTAVKCHLSKHMRTHHGGKLEV, encoded by the coding sequence atggcagaggcaggtAGTGGATCTCCTACTGCTGTTTCCCACAGCTTCtgtgatgggtctcctactggaGTTTTATGGAACAGGGATGCATGCATGGCTAAAGATCAGCACAAAGGAAGAAAAACTACTAGTAGTTTGCACAATCATCCAGAAGCACATACTGATGAGAAACCCAATATCTGTGGGAAGTGTGGATACAGGATTACTGAAAAGTCTCACCTATCTGCTAATACTTATGCGTACGCTCCTACCGGTGAAAAGccccacaagtgtgaccagtatTGTCGTTCTGGTACAGGGAAATATACATTGGATCAACATGTAGAAACtgatacaggtgaaaaaccctacagatgtgaccagagtgactattctgctgcagtgaACTCCACTTTGGACAGCtgtctagccaaacacactgatgaaaaaccctacatgtgtggggagtgtgggtacaggacataTATGAAGTCTcgcttatcccaacatatgagaactcatacaggtgaaaaaccctacaagtgtgaccagtgtgattattctgctgcacagaaaggcagTTTGGGCAAACATCTAGCCAggcatactggtgagaaacccttcatgtgtggggagtgcggatacaggacagctataaagtctcacttatccaaacatatgagaactcatactggtgacaaaccctacatgtgtggggagtgtgggtacaggacataTCTGAAGTCTCgcttatccagacatatgagaactcatacaggtgaaaagccctacaagtgtgaccagtgtgattattttGCTGCACACAAATGTACtttggacagccatctagccaaacatactggtgagaaaccctacatgtgtggggagtgtgggtacaggacataTATGAAGTCTcgcttatcccaacatatgagaactcatacaggtgaaaagccctacaagtgtgaccagtgtgattattctgctgcacgaaAATGCAGTTTGGACTACCATCTAGCAatgcacactggtgagaaaccctacatgtgtggggagtgtggatacaggacaactTTGAAGTTTCActtatccgaacatatgagaattcatacaggtgaaaagccctacaagtgtgaccattgtgattattctgctgcacaaaaatgcagtttggacagccatctagcaaTGCACaccggtgaaaaacccttcatgtgtggggagtgtggatacaggacagctatAAAGTCTCAGTTGTCCAGACATATGaaaactcatactggtgaaaaacccttcatgtgtggggagtgtgggtacaggacaacttgGAAATCTGatttatccaaacatatgagaactcatactggtgagaaaccctacatgtgtggggagtgtggattcGGGACAGCTGTGAAGTGTcacttatccaaacatatgagaactcatcaTGGTGGAAAACTAGAAGTGTGA
- the LOC136441727 gene encoding uncharacterized protein: MSGVFATVTGGLVTFIGQSALRKRLPWGSNSAMVISIVVAAGSGWVVAYTRSRECQQKWYKIRSAHEEKLKLLAKEDSGISTQATEVASKPPEQPPSSPALPKTNQYGDPIQ, encoded by the exons GTGGCCTGGTGACATTTATAGGACAGAGTGCTCTGAGAAAAAGACTACCATGGGGGAGTAACTCAGCCATGGTCATCTCTATTG TGGTAGCAGCGGGCTCTGGTTGGGTAGTTGCCTACACCAGAAGTCGGGAGTGTCAGCAGAAATGGTACAAGATCAGGTCAGCCCATGAGGAGAAACTGAAATTGTTGGCAAAAGAAGACTCAG GGATATCCACTCAGGCAACAGAGGTAGCTTCAAAACCCCCCGAACAGCCTCCTTCAAGTCCTGCTCTACCCAAAACCAACCAATATGGAGACCCCATACAGTGA
- the LOC136441469 gene encoding zinc finger protein 260-like, which yields MAEAGNGSPTAVSQSFCDGSLTGVLWDKDACMAKDQHKGRKTSLHNHPEAHTDEKTNIYGKCGYRITEKSHLSDHTYARTATGEKPHKCDQCCRSAAGKYTLDQNVETDTGEKPYRCDQSVVKSTLDSCLAKHTDEKPHMCGECGYRTSMKSYLSQHMRTHTGEKPYNKYKCDQCDYSAAQKFNLDSHLAMHSGEKPYMCGECGYRTTWKSTLSHHMRTHTGEKPYKCDQCDYSAAQKCALDNHLAKHTGEKPYMCGECGYRTTWKSALSKHMRTHTGEKPYKCDQCDYSAAQKCAFDNHLAKHTGEKPYMCGECGYRTTWKSALSKHMRTHTGENPYKCGECGYRTTWKSALSQHMRNHTGEKPYMCGECGYRTTWKSDLSKHMRTHTGEKPYMCGECGFGTAVKCHLSKHMRTHHGGKLEV from the coding sequence atggcagaggcaggtaatgggtctcctactgctgtTTCCCAGAGCTTCTGTGATGGATCTCTTACTGGAGTTTTATGGGACAAGGATGCATGCATGGCTAAAGACCAGCACAAAGGAAGAAAAACTAGTTTGCACAATCATCCAGAAGCACATACTGATGAGAAAACCAATATCTATGGGAAGTGTGGATACAGGATTACTGAAAAGTCTCACCTATCTGATCATACTTATGCGCGCACTGCTACTGGTGAAAAGccccacaagtgtgaccagtgttgTCGTTCTGCTGCAGGCAAATATACATTGGACCAAAATGTAGAAACagatacaggtgaaaaaccctacagatgtgaccaGAGTGTAGTGAAATCCACTTTGGACAGCtgtctagccaaacacactgatGAAAAACCccacatgtgtggggagtgtggatacaggacaagTATGAAGTCTtacttatcccaacatatgagaactcatacaggtgaaaagccctacaacaagtacaagtgtgaccagtgtgattattctgctgcacaaaaattcaatttggacagccatctagcaaTGCACagtggtgaaaaaccctacatgtgtggggagtgtgggtacaggacaacttgGAAATCTACATTATCCCaccatatgagaactcatactggtgaaaagccctacaaatgtgaccagtgtgattattctgctgcacaaaaaTGTGCTTTGGACAACCATCTGGccaaacatactggtgagaaaccctacatgtgtggggagtgcgggtacaggacaacttgGAAATCTGccttatccaaacatatgagaactcatactggtgaaaagccctacaaatgtgaccagtgtgattattctgctgcacaaaaaTGTGCTTTTGACAACCATCTGGccaaacatactggtgagaaaccctacatgtgtggggagtgcgggtacaggacaacttgGAAATCTGccttatccaaacatatgagaactcatactggtgaaaacccctacaagtgtggagagtgtgggtacaggacaacttgGAAATCTgccttatcccaacatatgagaaatcataccggtgagaaaccctacatgtgtggggagtgtgggtacaggacaacttgGAAATCTGatttatccaaacatatgagaactcatactggtgagaaaccctacatgtgtggggagtgtggattcGGGACAGCTGTGAAGTGTcacttatccaaacatatgagaactcatcaTGGTGGAAAACTAGAAGTGTGA